Within Cyanobium sp. AMD-g, the genomic segment GATGGCACCTTCCGGGTGCAGGTGCCCTTCCGCGATGGCCAGCAGCTCTATCCGATCGAGGCCGTGGCGGCCGATGGGGAGCAGAAGCGCAGCATCACCATGGAGTTCCGCCGCTCCACGCCGGAAGCCAACGTCAACAGCCGCGAAGCGGCGGTCGCCGAGTGGTTCTAGGCCTCAGGACGGTGGCTGGCCCGGCCCTGCCAGCCGCTCCGCCACGGCCGTGATCAGGGTCCCGGCTGTGAGCTGGGCGCCAACCTCCAGGCCATGGGTCCGTTCATGCGCGTCAAGCGGCTCCACGGTCCTGATCTGGGACTCCAGCACGGCCCCGTCCGCATCCGAGGGGTCGTCGCCACGGATCCGGCGTTCCACCAGGCGCCGCCGGGCCTGCTCCTGGGTACTGACGCAGGCCAGGATCAGGAACGGGACACCGCGGCGTCGGGCCAAGGCCTCCATCCGCCGCCGCTGATCGCGGCGCAGGAAGGTGGCATCCACCACGACCGACATCCCAGCCGCGAGGATCCGTTCCACCTGCTCGGGCAGATGCTGGTCGTAGAGCATGGCGCTCACCTCCGGCCGGTAGGGGTCGCCAAGGAGCGGTGGAGCCAGTCCCTGCCCCCAGCTGCCGAAGAGACGCTTGCGCTCCACGTCGGAACGCAACTGGATCCAGCCCTGCCGCTGGCAGAGCTGGCGGGCCCGGTGGCTCTTGCCGCTGCCGGACACCCCGTGGGTAATCACCAGGGCCGGGGTTGGACTGGCGGTGGCACGGCTGGCGCCCTGCAGATAGCGCTCCAGGCCCTGCTGCACGAGTGCCGAGGCCTCGGCGTCGAGGCTCTCCTGGCCCAGCCGCAGGGCGCAGACCTTGGCCCGTACCAGCGATCGGTACACCCGGTACCAGCGCCAGGTGAGCAGGCCGGCGTAGTCGCCGCAGCGGCCCAGCCAGCGGTTGAGCAGCACGGCCCCGAGGTCAGGCCGGTTGCGGTGCTCCAGATCCATGACCAGGAAGGCCAGGTCGCTGATCACATCGATCCAGCGCAACTCCGGACTGAATTCCAGGCAGTCGAAGA encodes:
- a CDS encoding bifunctional aminoglycoside phosphotransferase/ATP-binding protein; amino-acid sequence: MIAALLDPAAYDHPVERVECLETHISWILLTGSFAYKIKKPVNLGFVDFSTPERRRWFCQEELRLNQRLAPDLYLGLSPIHGPPERAAFHGSGPILELAVRMRQFPQSALLGAVLERHGLSDAQLEGLADDLADFHAAAAVAAPEDAYGAPELVKAPAMANLEVLGACGLVPVQDVAALRHWTIDQFERLRPSFLLRRAQGRIRECHGDLHLGNMLLEGERLRVFDCLEFSPELRWIDVISDLAFLVMDLEHRNRPDLGAVLLNRWLGRCGDYAGLLTWRWYRVYRSLVRAKVCALRLGQESLDAEASALVQQGLERYLQGASRATASPTPALVITHGVSGSGKSHRARQLCQRQGWIQLRSDVERKRLFGSWGQGLAPPLLGDPYRPEVSAMLYDQHLPEQVERILAAGMSVVVDATFLRRDQRRRMEALARRRGVPFLILACVSTQEQARRRLVERRIRGDDPSDADGAVLESQIRTVEPLDAHERTHGLEVGAQLTAGTLITAVAERLAGPGQPPS